The Methanococcus maripaludis genome has a window encoding:
- a CDS encoding AI-2E family transporter: MNNNEYDILARGFIIFSFFALSYMLWPFIGIIALAVAVAYMTKPLYDVLRPKFGKTYGAIICLLGIVIPSLLLVILVAEDVVTFLLSLDIENIISKVTPILNDMGYLRVDGPEVSKPVSDIWSLSKPLLDSAATQISAIPSLLMKLLFLSFMTFYFLKDGDRMQDSFMLYVPTEKKENAKIFLNEIHKALKTLFIGNAVTSVIVGFISIIGYWLIGIPNPITLGALSGILNILPVVGGWTIYVPLTIYYLLTGEIVKGILLGLFGIIFLSLAPDFAIRPRVISKDGDLHPAFVLIAFLIGPLVFGIPGLAIGPIIVATVYAIHKVRKSIENREK; this comes from the coding sequence TTGAACAATAATGAATACGATATATTAGCCCGTGGATTTATAATATTTTCATTTTTTGCACTCAGTTATATGTTATGGCCGTTTATTGGAATTATTGCTCTCGCAGTTGCAGTTGCGTACATGACAAAACCCCTATATGATGTTTTAAGACCAAAATTTGGTAAAACGTATGGTGCAATAATCTGCCTTCTAGGAATCGTGATTCCATCGTTACTTTTGGTTATTTTGGTTGCTGAAGACGTTGTAACATTTTTACTTTCACTGGATATTGAAAATATTATTTCAAAAGTTACTCCAATTTTAAATGATATGGGTTATCTGAGAGTAGATGGGCCTGAAGTTTCAAAACCGGTTTCTGATATCTGGAGTCTTTCAAAACCACTGCTTGATAGTGCAGCAACGCAAATTTCTGCAATTCCCTCGCTATTAATGAAACTGTTATTCCTCTCATTCATGACATTTTACTTTTTGAAAGATGGGGATAGAATGCAAGATAGCTTCATGCTTTATGTTCCAACGGAAAAGAAAGAAAATGCAAAAATATTTTTAAATGAGATACATAAGGCATTAAAGACATTATTCATCGGAAACGCTGTTACATCCGTAATTGTGGGATTTATTTCCATAATTGGGTATTGGCTTATTGGTATTCCAAACCCGATTACACTTGGTGCACTTTCAGGAATACTCAATATTTTGCCTGTTGTTGGCGGTTGGACAATATACGTTCCACTTACGATATATTACCTGTTAACTGGAGAAATTGTTAAAGGAATACTTTTGGGATTGTTTGGAATTATATTCCTATCACTAGCACCTGATTTTGCAATAAGGCCACGTGTGATTTCAAAAGATGGAGATTTGCATCCTGCATTTGTATTAATTGCATTTTTAATAGGTCCATTGGTATTTGGAATACCGGGACTTGCAATCGGCCCAATAATTGTTGCGACCGTGTATGCAATCCATAAAGTTAGGAAAAGTATTGAAAATAGGGAAAAGTAA
- a CDS encoding aspartate kinase, translating to MVTVMKFGGTSVGNGERIRNVAKIVVNKTNEDKDVVVVTSAMTQVTNSLVEISAQALDVRDIAKINNFIEDLRRKHEIAIEQAIENHDIRVEVSKTIQSSINDLEKVLVGVSYLGELTPKSKDFILSFGERLSAPILSGAIRDMGKHSLFLAGRDAGIITDDTFTCAKVLRLDVADKIEPLLRDGFIPVVTGFVAGTEEGHVTTLGRGGSDYSAALVGRGLMADMVEIWTDVSGVLSADPRMVENVKKIPKMSYIEAMELAYFGAKVLHPRTMEPVMEKKIPLRIKNTFEPENEGTLITDASETSNGVIKAITTIKDVILINIFGGGMVGVSGTAARIFNVLGKSNANVILITQGSSETNISIVIYDGELEAKKCVRELRSEFGECHLVKDITFDKEVCVVSVVGSGMKGAKGIAGKLFDAVAESGANIKMIAQGSSETNISFVINEDKLESCLKTLHKTFVEDEVNF from the coding sequence TTGGTTACAGTGATGAAATTTGGTGGAACATCGGTTGGTAATGGCGAAAGGATAAGGAATGTTGCGAAAATCGTCGTAAACAAGACAAATGAAGATAAAGATGTTGTAGTTGTAACCTCTGCAATGACACAAGTCACTAATTCGCTTGTAGAAATCTCTGCTCAAGCACTTGATGTACGAGATATTGCAAAAATAAACAACTTTATCGAAGACTTAAGGCGAAAACACGAAATTGCAATAGAACAGGCAATTGAAAACCACGATATAAGAGTGGAAGTTTCAAAAACGATTCAAAGTTCAATAAACGACTTAGAAAAAGTTCTTGTTGGAGTTTCATACCTTGGAGAGTTAACCCCCAAGTCAAAAGACTTTATTCTTTCATTTGGTGAAAGGCTTTCAGCTCCAATTTTGAGCGGTGCAATAAGGGATATGGGTAAACACTCGCTTTTCCTTGCAGGAAGGGATGCAGGAATTATTACCGACGATACATTCACTTGTGCAAAAGTTTTAAGACTTGATGTTGCTGACAAAATCGAGCCCTTATTAAGGGATGGATTTATTCCCGTAGTTACAGGTTTTGTCGCAGGAACTGAAGAAGGACACGTTACAACTCTTGGGAGAGGCGGAAGTGACTATTCAGCTGCGTTAGTTGGTCGTGGATTAATGGCAGACATGGTTGAAATCTGGACTGATGTTAGCGGTGTTTTATCTGCTGATCCAAGAATGGTTGAAAATGTAAAAAAGATTCCAAAAATGTCCTACATTGAAGCAATGGAACTTGCATACTTTGGTGCGAAAGTTCTCCACCCGAGAACAATGGAGCCCGTAATGGAGAAAAAAATACCTTTAAGAATTAAAAACACGTTTGAACCAGAAAATGAAGGAACATTAATTACTGATGCATCAGAAACAAGCAATGGTGTCATAAAAGCAATTACTACCATCAAAGACGTGATTTTAATTAACATATTTGGTGGTGGAATGGTTGGAGTGAGCGGAACTGCTGCAAGAATCTTCAACGTTCTTGGAAAATCAAATGCAAACGTAATTTTGATTACGCAAGGTTCATCTGAAACAAACATCTCGATTGTAATTTATGATGGTGAGCTTGAAGCTAAAAAATGCGTTAGAGAATTAAGGTCTGAGTTTGGAGAATGCCACCTTGTAAAAGATATAACATTTGACAAAGAGGTCTGTGTAGTTTCCGTAGTAGGATCAGGAATGAAAGGCGCAAAAGGAATTGCAGGAAAATTATTCGATGCAGTTGCAGAAAGCGGCGCAAACATAAAAATGATTGCACAAGGTTCATCTGAAACAAACATCTCATTCGTAATCAACGAAGACAAGCTTGAATCATGTTTAAAAACACTTCACAAAACATTTGTTGAAGATGAAGTAAACTTTTAA
- a CDS encoding PEGA domain-containing protein, with product MFKKSAFILLLCIILNIASVSAIPYLDAEISSPEIERGTIEKIYVEVEEISGTSNAYNITIIPEIYDDNVKISPENIEIPTLNDGTIVKVSFKIDASKNTELGEKSGKIFIEYYDFDSKNDEYVGPKSIQKSFTYEIIEGYGIYSINSNPENISVYLNGNYVGNTPLNVSIKEGNHFLRLSSEIFGNYSEKITVKVGESINLFKNFEKIENLENVSKNIIISEHNSKNVSEVFEISKNISFKGILVYFGFLLVALLIIFAVSKNKY from the coding sequence ATGTTTAAAAAATCAGCATTTATTCTTTTATTGTGTATTATTTTAAATATCGCTTCAGTTTCTGCAATCCCATATCTTGATGCAGAAATATCTTCTCCAGAAATCGAAAGAGGAACTATTGAAAAGATTTACGTTGAAGTTGAAGAAATAAGCGGAACTTCTAATGCATACAACATTACCATAATTCCCGAAATTTATGACGATAATGTGAAAATCAGCCCTGAAAACATTGAAATTCCAACCCTTAACGATGGAACAATTGTTAAAGTATCATTTAAAATCGATGCTTCAAAAAATACTGAACTTGGTGAAAAATCCGGAAAAATTTTTATAGAGTATTATGATTTCGATTCAAAAAATGACGAATATGTGGGTCCAAAATCAATTCAGAAATCTTTTACATACGAAATTATCGAAGGTTATGGAATATATTCAATAAATTCGAACCCTGAAAATATATCCGTTTACCTGAATGGAAATTATGTTGGAAACACACCTTTAAACGTATCGATTAAAGAAGGGAACCACTTTTTAAGGCTTTCTTCTGAAATTTTTGGAAACTACTCTGAAAAAATCACTGTAAAGGTAGGTGAAAGCATTAATCTTTTTAAAAATTTTGAAAAAATAGAAAATTTAGAGAATGTTTCAAAAAATATAATTATTTCAGAACATAACTCAAAAAATGTTTCTGAAGTTTTTGAAATTTCAAAAAATATTAGTTTTAAGGGTATTTTAGTTTATTTTGGATTCCTTTTGGTTGCATTATTAATAATATTTGCAGTTTCAAAAAATAAATATTAA
- a CDS encoding TetR/AcrR family transcriptional regulator, whose protein sequence is MSTREKIVQNAAKLFLKKGYNQTSLNEIAEKSGITKGGIYHHFKDKNELFVEMAEYFKSKFMSLLTKMEQEPSLENLLKNYFENSEIVMHEIAEYLELTLKDIRFFPEFQSRFILDSIQYGPEDMDFTMHTKMMYSILKNKIELAKKNGEILDDIDSKELSLEIVAIIEGYSNLRRLKLIDESYEYGNRTIERLWSRIKK, encoded by the coding sequence ATGAGTACAAGAGAAAAAATAGTGCAAAATGCAGCAAAGTTGTTTCTTAAAAAAGGCTATAATCAAACATCTTTAAACGAAATAGCTGAAAAATCAGGTATTACTAAGGGTGGTATTTACCACCATTTTAAAGATAAAAATGAACTTTTTGTAGAAATGGCCGAGTATTTTAAATCTAAATTTATGTCACTTTTGACAAAAATGGAGCAAGAACCTTCATTAGAAAATTTGTTGAAGAATTATTTTGAAAATTCTGAAATAGTAATGCATGAAATTGCAGAATATCTCGAATTAACTCTTAAAGACATTAGGTTCTTTCCAGAATTTCAATCGAGATTTATACTGGATTCAATTCAGTACGGTCCAGAAGATATGGACTTTACAATGCATACTAAAATGATGTATTCAATTCTGAAAAATAAGATAGAACTCGCCAAGAAAAATGGAGAGATATTAGATGATATCGATTCAAAAGAACTTTCGTTAGAAATTGTTGCAATTATCGAAGGTTATTCAAATTTAAGGCGGTTAAAATTAATTGACGAATCTTACGAATATGGAAATAGGACTATTGAACGATTGTGGAGTCGAATAAAAAAATAA
- a CDS encoding histone family protein translates to MIPKGTIKRIMKENTDMNVSAESVAALVEILQEMVVTTTKIAEENAEKDKRKTLKARDIEQCDAERLRKKVVEVSERTEKVNMLTNEILNVIANELERY, encoded by the coding sequence ATGATACCAAAAGGAACCATTAAAAGAATTATGAAAGAAAATACTGATATGAATGTATCTGCCGAATCTGTCGCAGCATTGGTTGAAATTTTACAGGAAATGGTTGTAACAACCACAAAAATTGCAGAAGAAAATGCTGAAAAAGATAAAAGAAAAACATTGAAAGCAAGAGATATCGAACAGTGCGATGCTGAAAGATTGAGGAAAAAAGTAGTTGAAGTTTCAGAAAGAACTGAAAAAGTCAACATGCTTACAAACGAAATTTTAAATGTTATTGCAAACGAACTCGAAAGATACTAA
- a CDS encoding CBS domain-containing protein produces MKEQVIDIATKDVVTVNPDTPISKAVGIMENRKFHNLIIEKDDDIYLVTMHDLLLGNSVHQQVEDLMFKPYCVRMNTQVLDAAFEMINSGQRVAPVINENDKLIGIITDYDVMRCASQSELLKDVKIDKIMTKSPVTIDIDESIGKARSLMMKYNIGRLIVLDTEGNPMGMVTEDDIVKKVFKPKTKMTVGELTGDKMPRMAQPVSMIVNKPLITADEDDSIAAVADLMEKQDIRGVPIFKNDILRGIVTRLDILKYLRDLRAESMVEVEIQGDFDEDQRELAERILFNEIKKIAVYSKKIHWIKLAVKKERDKGGVPYYSVKTYVKTPRKLYVAEGKPKLSATKRIEWDGEEIELIAEKQRWDFIEVLKDALDSVKKQMSIDREKRQSKALNSGKKEIMAEEFSETPENEE; encoded by the coding sequence TTGAAAGAGCAAGTAATTGACATAGCCACAAAAGACGTTGTCACAGTAAATCCTGATACACCAATATCAAAAGCTGTTGGAATCATGGAAAATAGAAAGTTCCATAATTTGATAATCGAGAAGGATGATGATATCTATCTCGTGACAATGCATGATTTGCTACTTGGAAACTCTGTACATCAACAGGTTGAAGATCTGATGTTCAAGCCATATTGCGTAAGAATGAATACGCAAGTGCTCGATGCCGCATTTGAAATGATAAACAGTGGTCAAAGAGTAGCCCCAGTTATCAACGAAAATGACAAACTAATCGGAATTATTACGGATTACGACGTCATGAGGTGTGCATCACAGTCAGAGCTTTTGAAAGACGTTAAAATCGATAAAATAATGACGAAAAGCCCCGTCACAATTGATATCGATGAAAGTATCGGTAAAGCAAGAAGTTTGATGATGAAATACAACATCGGAAGACTAATTGTGCTCGATACAGAAGGAAATCCCATGGGAATGGTTACAGAAGATGACATAGTTAAAAAAGTCTTCAAACCAAAAACTAAAATGACTGTTGGAGAACTTACGGGCGACAAAATGCCGAGAATGGCACAGCCTGTATCAATGATAGTAAATAAACCACTTATTACTGCAGATGAAGACGACTCAATTGCTGCAGTAGCAGATTTAATGGAAAAGCAGGACATTAGAGGAGTTCCAATATTTAAAAACGATATATTAAGAGGTATCGTTACAAGACTCGACATTTTAAAATACTTAAGAGATTTAAGGGCCGAATCAATGGTTGAAGTTGAAATTCAGGGCGATTTCGATGAAGACCAAAGAGAACTTGCAGAAAGGATTTTATTTAACGAAATTAAAAAAATTGCCGTTTATTCGAAAAAAATCCACTGGATTAAACTGGCAGTTAAAAAAGAAAGAGATAAAGGTGGAGTTCCATACTATAGTGTAAAAACTTACGTAAAAACTCCAAGAAAGCTTTACGTTGCAGAAGGAAAACCAAAACTTTCGGCAACTAAAAGAATAGAATGGGACGGCGAAGAAATAGAACTAATTGCCGAAAAACAGAGATGGGACTTCATAGAAGTTCTAAAAGATGCGCTTGACTCTGTAAAAAAACAGATGAGTATAGATAGAGAAAAAAGACAATCCAAAGCATTGAACAGCGGTAAAAAAGAAATAATGGCTGAAGAATTTTCTGAAACTCCTGAAAACGAGGAGTAA
- a CDS encoding archaeosine biosynthesis radical SAM protein RaSEA codes for MSMADYLKNIREKHLKKRKERNPDYPIAVWIQDDVFRDKSMGKSFTIILRTKGCKWAYDSGGCTMCSYLMDASPAEITSENLKNQFEYAVEKYKDQLNKNMSIKLFTSGSFLDTFEIPIETREYIFKRIEEMGAKEVAIESRAEFVTPENMQSIKNILSCNIEIGVGIESMNEKIRNVAIHKGVPTKTIENAFSVAKEYDVGIKAYILIKPPFISEKEAIIDSIDTANKCIEMGCSRISFCPASIHKGTLIETLWKKNQYRPPFLWSILEILKEVKSKNPDALVMCDTAGVSSKRGAHNAIDCTCNDKIKDIFNEFTVTQKIEKLDLECECKKQWIEYVEYEQKNIVPLGDEKLI; via the coding sequence ATGTCTATGGCTGATTATTTAAAAAATATCCGTGAAAAACATCTTAAAAAACGAAAAGAAAGAAATCCTGACTATCCAATTGCGGTGTGGATTCAAGACGATGTTTTTCGCGATAAATCAATGGGTAAAAGTTTTACAATAATTTTGAGAACAAAGGGCTGTAAATGGGCATACGATAGCGGCGGCTGTACGATGTGTAGCTACTTAATGGACGCGTCACCTGCCGAGATTACTTCTGAAAACTTAAAAAACCAGTTCGAATATGCAGTTGAGAAGTATAAAGATCAATTGAATAAAAATATGTCAATAAAACTTTTCACATCAGGAAGTTTTTTAGATACTTTTGAAATCCCGATTGAAACAAGAGAATACATATTCAAAAGAATCGAAGAAATGGGTGCAAAAGAGGTTGCAATTGAATCAAGAGCTGAATTTGTAACTCCTGAAAATATGCAATCCATAAAAAATATTCTTTCGTGTAACATTGAAATCGGTGTTGGAATCGAAAGTATGAATGAAAAAATAAGAAACGTTGCAATCCATAAGGGCGTTCCAACAAAAACAATTGAAAATGCATTTTCTGTTGCAAAAGAATACGATGTCGGGATAAAAGCATATATTTTAATAAAACCGCCATTTATTTCTGAAAAAGAAGCGATTATTGATTCAATAGATACTGCAAACAAATGCATCGAAATGGGCTGCAGCAGAATTTCTTTCTGTCCTGCATCAATTCACAAAGGAACGTTAATTGAAACCCTTTGGAAAAAAAACCAGTACAGGCCACCATTCCTATGGAGTATTTTAGAAATATTGAAAGAAGTAAAGTCTAAAAACCCGGATGCTCTCGTAATGTGTGACACTGCAGGAGTTTCTTCAAAAAGGGGGGCGCATAACGCTATTGATTGTACCTGTAACGATAAAATAAAAGATATCTTCAACGAATTTACAGTTACTCAGAAAATTGAAAAACTAGATCTCGAGTGCGAGTGCAAAAAACAGTGGATTGAGTACGTAGAATACGAACAAAAAAATATTGTGCCACTTGGCGATGAAAAATTAATTTAA
- a CDS encoding RND family transporter produces MKAEKILQKIAEASEKRPFVVVAVVIVLTIFMAFMATGVESQTDYEKMVPQDDPVIVSMNEIRDEFGGTETVMLGIKLVASDSSEKVTDIRDPRVLELVDFLEQDIGSMDMVTSVSSKVDVLRAYNNDVIPNDIATVKTIYQNLPESSKNGIFNDDYSMVVVYATTDAGTEDKKKLVKEINARLEESPIPPGVEVVTTGTPALSELIRRMMDESQAVTGAASLLAIFTILLLYFRNFVKSILPLIPVIVAVVWAAGAMAIFGIPMDTATSVMGSLLLGLGIDYGVHLYHRYEEELREGKSLEEAINIAVVSTGSAVLVTTVTTMAGFAALTIAPLSMMSNMGKVCTLGIFFCMAAVICLLPPLIVIEERHTRPFLNKLTLKLKGE; encoded by the coding sequence ATGAAAGCCGAAAAAATCTTACAGAAAATAGCTGAAGCATCAGAAAAACGACCATTTGTGGTTGTTGCAGTTGTTATCGTCCTCACAATATTCATGGCTTTCATGGCTACTGGTGTTGAGTCTCAGACAGATTACGAAAAAATGGTTCCGCAAGATGATCCTGTAATCGTATCTATGAACGAAATAAGGGATGAGTTTGGCGGTACTGAGACAGTAATGCTCGGGATAAAACTTGTAGCCTCCGATAGCTCTGAAAAAGTAACTGATATCCGTGATCCGCGAGTTTTAGAACTTGTGGACTTTTTAGAACAGGATATTGGAAGCATGGATATGGTAACGTCTGTTAGTTCAAAAGTGGACGTTTTAAGGGCGTATAACAACGATGTTATTCCAAATGATATTGCAACAGTAAAGACAATATATCAAAATTTACCCGAAAGTTCAAAAAACGGAATATTTAACGACGATTACTCAATGGTCGTAGTTTACGCAACAACCGATGCAGGAACTGAGGATAAAAAGAAACTCGTTAAAGAAATAAATGCAAGATTGGAAGAATCTCCAATTCCCCCTGGAGTTGAAGTGGTTACAACAGGTACGCCTGCGTTAAGTGAACTTATCCGAAGAATGATGGATGAAAGCCAGGCAGTAACTGGAGCCGCTTCACTTTTAGCGATATTTACAATATTATTATTGTACTTTAGAAATTTCGTAAAATCAATACTGCCTTTAATTCCAGTTATAGTTGCAGTAGTATGGGCTGCAGGTGCAATGGCAATATTTGGTATTCCAATGGATACTGCAACATCAGTTATGGGTTCCCTACTATTGGGGCTTGGTATCGATTATGGGGTGCACCTGTATCACAGGTATGAAGAAGAACTCAGAGAAGGAAAATCCTTAGAAGAAGCGATAAACATTGCAGTAGTAAGTACGGGAAGTGCAGTTTTAGTAACTACTGTAACTACAATGGCAGGTTTCGCTGCATTAACAATTGCGCCATTATCAATGATGTCAAATATGGGTAAAGTCTGTACACTAGGTATATTCTTCTGTATGGCTGCAGTTATCTGTTTATTACCTCCATTAATCGTAATTGAAGAAAGACACACAAGACCATTCCTCAATAAACTTACCTTAAAATTAAAAGGTGAATAA
- a CDS encoding COG1361 S-layer family protein, with the protein MSKLSKIILAIGLLSIITTAVSALEIDEPQYNPTVIHPGDDVDVWIDVTNDEGSDEKIEDLRITVDSKYPFEIKQVNPTKGVYTISTLAEGESDTAYFKLHINEDASSRDYRFDVKVSYDIVEYKNGDKVVTTRSFTKVYYIPVYGLANFEINSYGVTLTPAKTEDVQLKVTNKGTGTAKQATLTIGSNSLINPVDTTKLYLGSLSPDVTKLLSVSLHASGDTTEGSYLIPATLSWIDEDGTENFEVINIGFIVEGDINLGISNVITDPTEIKAQETYVKIDVDITNNGHGEAKNVEIDLLSEDPFTDSWSNSNFKNIGILNSGDTKTAIFYIDVDKDAQSGHYSVPLNITYMDVFDEEHSELEYIDLYIKPKPVLEILPETYTLKAGDENTITLTLQNIGSEKAESVKITAIKNTAQPFEYTQKTDSIGTLDTNESGEGQLIIDVDSDAANKEYLITVEVRSVGDSEQGDDNVYISQKTIRVNVEGGSNSTVVYLVVLILVAGVGYYMYLKRKKGKEQTE; encoded by the coding sequence ATGAGTAAATTATCAAAAATAATTTTAGCAATTGGGCTTTTGTCAATTATCACAACTGCAGTTTCAGCACTTGAAATTGACGAGCCACAGTATAATCCAACAGTTATCCACCCTGGAGATGACGTTGATGTATGGATTGATGTCACAAATGACGAAGGTTCAGATGAAAAAATTGAAGATTTAAGGATAACTGTAGATTCAAAATATCCCTTTGAAATAAAGCAAGTAAACCCGACAAAAGGAGTTTATACAATATCTACTTTGGCTGAAGGGGAAAGTGATACAGCATACTTTAAATTACACATAAATGAAGACGCATCATCAAGAGATTACCGGTTTGACGTCAAAGTTTCTTATGATATTGTAGAATATAAAAACGGAGACAAAGTAGTAACTACACGATCATTCACAAAAGTTTACTATATTCCCGTATATGGCCTTGCAAACTTTGAAATTAATTCATATGGGGTTACATTAACCCCTGCAAAAACTGAAGACGTTCAACTTAAAGTAACAAACAAAGGAACTGGAACTGCAAAACAGGCAACATTAACAATCGGATCAAACAGCCTCATAAATCCCGTAGATACGACTAAATTATACCTCGGAAGTCTGAGTCCTGATGTTACCAAATTACTTTCAGTTAGTTTACACGCAAGTGGTGATACAACTGAAGGCTCATATTTAATACCTGCAACTCTTTCATGGATTGATGAAGATGGAACAGAAAACTTTGAAGTAATAAACATCGGTTTTATCGTCGAAGGAGATATTAACTTGGGAATTTCAAATGTAATTACTGACCCGACTGAAATAAAAGCTCAGGAAACTTACGTAAAAATTGACGTTGATATAACAAACAACGGACACGGTGAAGCTAAAAACGTTGAAATTGATTTACTTTCAGAAGATCCATTTACCGATTCCTGGAGTAATTCAAACTTCAAAAATATCGGAATATTAAATTCTGGTGACACGAAAACAGCAATATTCTATATCGATGTAGATAAGGATGCACAATCAGGGCACTACTCAGTTCCATTAAATATTACCTACATGGATGTATTTGATGAAGAACATTCTGAACTCGAATATATTGATTTATACATTAAACCAAAACCTGTACTTGAAATCCTTCCCGAAACCTACACCTTGAAAGCAGGGGACGAAAACACAATCACGCTGACACTTCAAAACATCGGCTCAGAAAAAGCTGAAAGTGTAAAAATAACTGCAATTAAAAATACTGCTCAACCATTTGAGTATACTCAAAAAACTGATTCAATTGGGACACTTGATACTAATGAATCCGGTGAAGGACAGTTAATAATTGACGTAGATTCAGACGCAGCAAATAAAGAGTATTTAATTACCGTAGAAGTTAGAAGCGTTGGAGACTCTGAACAAGGTGACGACAACGTATATATTTCACAAAAAACCATAAGGGTAAATGTTGAAGGCGGAAGCAACTCGACAGTAGTTTATTTAGTAGTATTGATACTTGTTGCTGGTGTGGGATACTATATGTACCTTAAAAGAAAAAAAGGAAAAGAACAAACTGAATAA
- a CDS encoding (R)-citramalate synthase, whose product MVNIFDTTLRDGEQTPGVSLSPSEKLEIAIKLDELGVNIIEAGSAITSKGEREAIKLVAEQKLNAEISSFVRALPVDIDAALSCNVDSVHLVVPTSDLHMEYKLRKTREENLKDAMHAVDYAKEHGLIVELSAEDATRSDVEFLKELFKKGEELKADRICLCDTVGILTPVKSMELIKTMKAAVTIPISIHCHNDFGMATANTLSAISAGADQCHVTINGIGERAGNASLEEVVMSLKSLYDMETNIQTEKLYKISRIVSKYMKLSVPANKALVGDNAFAHEAGIHVDGLMKSTETYEPIGPEVVGNRRKIILGKHSGKAALKYKLELMNIGLSHEQFEEVYSKIKAFGDLGKYISDVDLKTVISQVQGVELERKVILDEITVMSGNKVSPLASINLKFANDCNIKDNIREAAYGLGPVDAAINAVKKALTGVADIELEDYSVRAMTGGTDALIEVVVHLRKGNEVVEVRKAHGDVVMASVEAMMDGINLLI is encoded by the coding sequence ATGGTTAACATATTCGATACTACATTAAGGGATGGAGAGCAAACTCCAGGAGTTTCGCTATCCCCGAGTGAAAAACTTGAAATAGCAATAAAACTCGATGAACTTGGTGTAAATATTATCGAGGCAGGTAGTGCGATAACCTCAAAAGGCGAAAGAGAAGCAATAAAACTTGTTGCTGAACAGAAACTAAATGCTGAAATATCATCATTTGTTAGAGCTCTTCCTGTAGACATTGATGCTGCGCTTTCTTGCAATGTAGATAGCGTTCATTTAGTTGTTCCTACATCAGACCTTCATATGGAATACAAACTCAGAAAAACCCGTGAAGAAAACTTAAAAGATGCAATGCACGCTGTAGACTATGCTAAAGAACATGGTTTAATTGTTGAACTTTCGGCAGAAGACGCTACAAGAAGCGATGTAGAATTTTTAAAAGAACTTTTCAAAAAAGGGGAAGAGTTAAAAGCGGACAGAATTTGTTTGTGCGATACTGTTGGTATTTTAACACCTGTAAAATCCATGGAACTTATAAAAACAATGAAAGCCGCAGTGACAATTCCAATTTCAATCCACTGTCACAACGATTTTGGAATGGCTACTGCAAATACGCTTTCCGCAATAAGTGCTGGTGCAGACCAGTGCCACGTTACAATCAATGGTATTGGTGAAAGAGCAGGAAACGCATCATTAGAAGAAGTGGTTATGAGTTTAAAGTCACTTTATGATATGGAAACGAATATTCAAACCGAAAAGCTATACAAAATCTCGAGAATTGTTTCAAAATACATGAAACTTTCAGTTCCTGCAAACAAAGCACTTGTCGGTGACAATGCATTTGCCCATGAAGCGGGAATTCACGTAGATGGCCTCATGAAAAGCACTGAAACTTATGAACCAATAGGTCCAGAGGTAGTCGGTAACAGAAGAAAAATCATACTTGGAAAACACAGTGGAAAAGCTGCTTTAAAATATAAATTAGAATTAATGAACATTGGATTAAGCCACGAACAGTTTGAAGAAGTTTATTCAAAAATTAAAGCATTTGGCGATCTTGGAAAATACATCAGCGATGTAGATTTAAAAACAGTAATAAGCCAGGTTCAGGGTGTTGAACTCGAAAGAAAAGTAATTCTCGATGAGATTACGGTGATGTCTGGAAACAAGGTATCTCCTCTTGCATCAATAAATTTAAAATTTGCAAACGACTGCAATATCAAAGACAATATCAGAGAAGCCGCATACGGTCTTGGTCCGGTTGATGCTGCAATAAATGCAGTTAAAAAAGCACTTACAGGTGTTGCTGACATTGAACTTGAGGATTACAGCGTTCGTGCGATGACTGGAGGTACTGATGCTTTAATCGAAGTAGTCGTACATTTAAGAAAAGGAAACGAAGTTGTTGAAGTCAGAAAAGCGCACGGAGACGTTGTCATGGCATCAGTTGAAGCTATGATGGATGGAATTAATTTATTGATTTAA